One genomic window of Gracilinema caldarium DSM 7334 includes the following:
- a CDS encoding biotin transporter BioY, producing MMENRTKMLLSLSLVALFAALTAAGTFISIPLPFSPVPVVLQNMFALLSGMILGPLMGSAATAVYLIIGALGAPVFAGAKGGFAIFLGPTGGYLLGYLLASLIAGLIVGSPRTHEGTNWVRIILAALAGIIVIYIPGLLRLNMVMNGNWAKTFTAGLIPFILGDLVKGAVACLITPRLRSLISDIYHA from the coding sequence ATGATGGAAAACCGAACCAAAATGCTTTTATCACTCTCACTGGTGGCGCTGTTTGCAGCCCTCACCGCAGCGGGAACCTTTATCAGTATTCCCCTGCCCTTTTCGCCGGTACCGGTAGTATTGCAAAATATGTTCGCCCTTCTCTCCGGTATGATTCTAGGGCCCCTCATGGGAAGCGCTGCTACTGCCGTATATCTCATTATCGGAGCCCTAGGAGCACCGGTCTTCGCAGGAGCTAAGGGTGGTTTTGCTATTTTTCTAGGGCCTACTGGAGGCTATCTCTTGGGCTACCTCCTTGCATCCCTTATAGCAGGTTTGATTGTTGGGTCTCCCCGCACCCATGAAGGCACAAATTGGGTTCGTATTATTCTCGCGGCCCTCGCAGGGATTATTGTCATTTATATTCCAGGCCTCTTGAGGCTTAACATGGTTATGAATGGAAACTGGGCTAAAACCTTTACCGCAGGATTAATTCCTTTTATTTTAGGCGATCTTGTTAAAGGTGCTGTAGCCTGTCTTATCACCCCCCGATTGCGGAGTCTCATTTCTGATATTTATCATGCCTGA
- a CDS encoding biotin--[acetyl-CoA-carboxylase] ligase gives MVNRKPNHPETLQHGRPTTKATVLTLLRDAQGHILSGEAIAHRAQVSRVAVWKSIEALKHAGYPIESIENEGYRLKGNWTDDFLYPWEFPGREDRFFYFDHIDSTMHRARQLAQQGSPGGAVIVAEWQTGPVARQGGRWDSKPGGLYVTLLERPGCPLTEYQRYIRFAQQCLGQALEKEVSIPVQYDWYPDIYVEQKKIAGIVSELHALDEQVQWISIGIGVHVNDAIEDEQSISCSRIVGKPLSRKALLKELLAAWETQSCE, from the coding sequence ATGGTTAACAGAAAGCCAAACCATCCTGAGACCTTACAGCATGGGAGACCAACAACCAAAGCTACTGTGCTTACTCTGCTCAGAGATGCCCAGGGCCATATTCTCTCCGGTGAGGCAATTGCCCATCGAGCCCAGGTGTCTCGGGTCGCTGTATGGAAATCAATCGAAGCATTAAAACATGCAGGCTACCCTATTGAAAGTATTGAAAACGAAGGATACCGGCTTAAGGGAAACTGGACCGATGATTTTTTATATCCCTGGGAATTTCCCGGCCGGGAGGATCGTTTTTTTTATTTTGACCACATCGACAGCACCATGCATCGGGCCCGGCAATTAGCCCAGCAGGGCAGTCCTGGCGGTGCGGTTATTGTAGCAGAATGGCAAACCGGACCGGTCGCACGTCAGGGTGGGCGTTGGGATTCCAAGCCAGGAGGGCTCTATGTAACTCTTCTCGAACGTCCCGGATGTCCCCTCACCGAATATCAGCGGTATATCCGGTTTGCCCAGCAATGTTTGGGACAGGCCTTAGAGAAGGAAGTGAGTATACCGGTGCAATATGACTGGTATCCGGATATTTATGTGGAACAAAAAAAAATAGCCGGGATTGTTTCGGAATTGCATGCCCTGGATGAGCAGGTACAATGGATATCCATTGGCATCGGGGTCCATGTCAATGATGCAATTGAGGATGAGCAAAGCATCAGTTGTAGCAGAATTGTTGGAAAGCCTTTGTCCCGAAAGGCTCTGCTCAAGGAATTGCTTGCTGCCTGGGAGACACAAAGCTGTGAATGA
- the lnt gene encoding apolipoprotein N-acyltransferase, producing the protein MNVLASILSALLLALAVPNELAPYGNALVAFVALVPYFIALRRSRSYRHAAFLGFIFGSLSHASSSYWLYYFKDFAFWTIGSTSIAYGVLHMLVAGFLHWASVTRFERLFWQPCIPARTVPEYRWGTSFLNMGSIVQNNFSVLRPFVLALGWTTWEWGKSIGFLGYPWGLVAYGLNNYPRMTQIVDGLGVYGLSFFLALASALLVELGSALNTGIDLGKKALKDLSAWARTTIIWLLLFIWFAGYGSYRLAHPTPVLAEVPLLLIQHNADSWMDGELSALGTAVRLSREGMEQYEKETGIRKPVLLVWSETVLRRPFADYLGFYKRNPKDDPLVPFLAEQKVPLLTGAPVVLNWETYDATNSVIFINPDSTISYSYAKRHPVPFAEAIPFWEYQWMRDFMAKVVGVDGTWTMGTEAVVMEVKTSEGTPIRFGTPICFEDAFADVCRDFFKDGADLLINLTNDSWSQTVSSETQHLVAARFRAIENRRVLVRSTNGGITAVIDAEGRVIKSLPPFTEQYLATVVPVQKADSFTTYYLLGDWFAALVSLVFFCLIFVNYVKTHRFRAL; encoded by the coding sequence ATGAATGTGCTTGCATCGATACTATCTGCCCTGCTTCTCGCGCTAGCAGTCCCTAATGAGCTTGCTCCCTATGGCAATGCTTTGGTAGCCTTTGTAGCCCTGGTGCCTTATTTTATTGCGCTGCGACGAAGCCGCTCCTATCGGCATGCGGCTTTTCTCGGATTTATATTCGGAAGCCTTTCCCATGCAAGCTCCAGTTATTGGCTCTATTATTTTAAAGATTTTGCATTCTGGACTATTGGTTCCACCAGCATCGCCTATGGTGTTCTGCATATGTTAGTTGCAGGCTTTTTGCACTGGGCTAGTGTAACCAGGTTTGAAAGACTTTTCTGGCAGCCCTGTATACCTGCGAGAACAGTGCCGGAATATAGGTGGGGTACTTCCTTTTTGAATATGGGTTCGATTGTACAAAACAATTTTTCTGTCCTGAGGCCCTTTGTTCTTGCCCTGGGGTGGACTACATGGGAATGGGGAAAATCTATTGGCTTTCTAGGCTATCCCTGGGGGCTTGTGGCCTATGGGCTTAATAACTATCCTCGAATGACTCAAATTGTGGATGGGCTTGGTGTCTATGGACTGAGTTTTTTCCTTGCCCTTGCATCAGCCTTGCTGGTTGAACTAGGGTCTGCTCTAAATACGGGTATTGACCTAGGGAAGAAGGCCTTGAAAGATCTTTCTGCATGGGCTCGAACTACCATTATCTGGCTTCTTTTATTTATCTGGTTTGCTGGATATGGTTCATATAGACTCGCTCATCCTACACCTGTCCTCGCCGAGGTCCCGCTCCTACTTATTCAGCATAACGCAGATTCATGGATGGATGGCGAACTTTCTGCCCTTGGAACGGCGGTACGGCTAAGCCGGGAAGGTATGGAACAATATGAAAAGGAAACAGGTATTAGAAAACCGGTTCTCCTGGTTTGGTCCGAAACGGTACTTCGCCGGCCCTTTGCAGATTATCTTGGTTTTTATAAACGTAACCCCAAGGATGACCCGTTGGTACCTTTCCTGGCTGAACAGAAAGTCCCCCTGCTAACTGGAGCCCCAGTGGTACTCAACTGGGAAACCTACGATGCCACAAACTCGGTTATTTTCATCAACCCTGATAGTACTATCAGCTATTCCTATGCAAAACGGCATCCGGTTCCTTTTGCTGAGGCCATTCCCTTCTGGGAATATCAGTGGATGCGGGACTTCATGGCCAAAGTTGTTGGTGTTGATGGAACCTGGACCATGGGAACCGAAGCGGTCGTTATGGAAGTAAAAACCTCTGAGGGGACACCGATTCGCTTTGGGACGCCCATTTGCTTTGAAGATGCTTTTGCCGATGTCTGCCGCGACTTTTTTAAAGACGGAGCAGACCTGCTTATCAACCTGACCAACGATTCCTGGTCCCAGACGGTCTCCTCCGAAACCCAGCATCTGGTGGCGGCTCGGTTTAGGGCAATAGAAAACCGGCGGGTTTTGGTTCGTTCGACCAATGGGGGAATTACAGCGGTGATTGATGCAGAGGGACGGGTTATCAAGAGCCTACCACCTTTTACCGAGCAGTACCTGGCGACAGTGGTACCAGTACAAAAAGCTGATAGTTTTACAACCTATTATCTCTTGGGGGACTGGTTTGCCGCCTTAGTAAGTCTTGTCTTTTTCTGCCTTATTTTTGTGAACTATGTAAAAACCCATCGATTCCGAGCCCTATAA
- a CDS encoding galactokinase translates to MKDIGSIHLKEYEADIDRSEPVMIAEAPGRLHLLGEHGEPGAALLLTTGINRHVRVAISHRKDSSLRFFAADLGERKRTTLINLKYKREDRWANFIKMAIHGFAEWGYPIKGLNCTLTGDIPQQVGLASSSAIEVASALALRALLAPNMTDKDLLNLLADASFSFFGRNEHPLDHLIALSSKRDHFLVVDELTMSARPIPLPFKGYKILITDSRVPRFSVEAELKQRNRDIRKGLELLSHKREGATFRDYVTEDLMESMGALPEEIRRRSLHVVKELRRINEAEEALKKNDLNNFAKAIYHSHESLRDRLEVSCPEIDWLIKRSAEIPGVLCSRMTGQGFGGCTYSLIKDDAVEEYTRRMEDYERIFGFKPIVHEVTESGPAMVVHAEPLVSSTE, encoded by the coding sequence ATGAAGGACATCGGTTCTATACATCTCAAGGAATACGAAGCCGATATTGACCGCTCAGAGCCGGTTATGATTGCTGAGGCCCCCGGCAGATTACATTTACTTGGTGAACATGGCGAACCCGGTGCAGCTTTACTTCTCACTACAGGAATAAACCGCCATGTCAGGGTAGCCATAAGCCACCGGAAGGACAGTTCACTCCGCTTCTTTGCTGCTGATTTGGGCGAACGCAAACGGACTACCCTTATCAATCTAAAATATAAACGGGAAGACCGTTGGGCTAATTTCATCAAAATGGCGATTCATGGCTTTGCTGAATGGGGTTATCCTATCAAAGGGTTGAACTGTACACTGACAGGAGATATTCCCCAGCAGGTAGGGTTGGCCTCTTCTTCGGCCATAGAGGTCGCCAGCGCTTTGGCCCTAAGGGCCTTACTCGCCCCGAATATGACCGATAAGGACCTTTTAAATCTCCTTGCTGATGCTTCCTTTTCATTCTTTGGCCGCAATGAACATCCCCTGGATCATCTCATCGCCCTTTCATCGAAGCGAGATCATTTCCTTGTTGTAGATGAACTTACTATGTCTGCTCGGCCGATTCCACTTCCATTTAAGGGATATAAGATTCTCATTACCGATTCCCGGGTTCCCCGTTTCTCCGTCGAAGCGGAACTGAAACAACGGAACCGGGATATTCGCAAGGGACTGGAATTGCTCTCTCATAAACGGGAAGGGGCCACCTTCAGGGACTATGTTACCGAGGACCTTATGGAATCCATGGGGGCATTACCAGAGGAAATCCGGCGCCGCTCCCTCCATGTGGTCAAGGAACTTCGCCGTATCAATGAAGCTGAAGAGGCCCTGAAAAAGAACGATCTAAATAATTTTGCAAAGGCTATTTATCATTCCCATGAAAGCCTCCGAGACCGTTTGGAAGTGTCCTGTCCTGAAATAGACTGGCTTATCAAGCGGTCCGCTGAAATTCCCGGGGTTCTTTGTTCCCGTATGACAGGGCAGGGCTTCGGCGGTTGTACCTATTCACTTATCAAAGATGATGCGGTCGAAGAGTACACTCGCCGTATGGAAGATTATGAACGTATTTTCGGCTTTAAGCCTATCGTTCATGAAGTTACCGAATCGGGCCCTGCAATGGTCGTTCATGCTGAGCCATTAGTCTCCAGTACGGAATAG
- a CDS encoding tetratricopeptide repeat protein, which translates to MAGSLQTGIRLYRSKRWDAALKELLQVDASYFDTEENRELAYYLGLCYTKLEQYDNALLYLEQVVTGGSNPLRAYQCRMTLAYIYSVTGRSKLAEFELKRLIEHGFESVQIYSTMAYAAYSQKRYDDAIELYQKALELDRESPTALNGLGYILSDTEKDVRKGLTFCKKAIEKKPQNPAYMDSLGWAYFKNGEILEARTWIRRALDLLPRHPEIISHMRTILGAD; encoded by the coding sequence ATGGCAGGATCTTTACAAACCGGTATTCGCCTGTATCGTTCAAAACGCTGGGATGCGGCATTAAAGGAACTGTTACAGGTCGATGCATCCTACTTTGATACAGAAGAGAATAGAGAGCTAGCCTATTATCTTGGTCTCTGTTATACCAAGCTTGAACAATATGATAATGCTCTCCTGTATCTGGAGCAGGTGGTAACCGGAGGTTCAAATCCCCTCAGGGCATATCAGTGCCGGATGACCTTAGCCTATATTTATTCTGTTACCGGCCGTTCAAAGCTAGCCGAGTTCGAACTTAAGCGGCTCATAGAGCATGGTTTTGAATCGGTGCAGATTTATTCAACCATGGCCTATGCCGCCTACAGCCAGAAACGCTACGATGATGCCATTGAACTGTATCAGAAAGCCCTTGAGTTGGACCGGGAAAGTCCCACAGCTTTGAACGGCCTGGGCTACATCCTTTCAGATACCGAAAAGGATGTCAGGAAAGGGCTTACCTTTTGCAAAAAAGCGATAGAAAAAAAGCCCCAAAACCCTGCCTACATGGACTCCTTAGGTTGGGCATACTTTAAAAACGGGGAAATCCTCGAAGCCCGTACCTGGATTCGACGGGCTCTGGACTTGCTTCCCCGACATCCAGAAATTATAAGCCATATGCGGACCATTCTTGGAGCAGATTGA
- a CDS encoding 6-bladed beta-propeller, whose translation MKKILVLLLIGHFISPGMALFGQNSQDASIGVDRNAVFAREEFRRGILAYNRFGFNEAILSFEKALSYKPTEPLILEWLGRSYYRSGLEETALRQWQEAIKLYPAASSQFLLLTSYLETIRNRRSLFFITEDQVRYVESGRYPAKQNGQFLYRQPSSVLPQPDGSIWVVAYGSNEILRIDVNGIIKQRLRGPLNGFDRPYDIAQASDGRLFVSEYRGGRVSVLDGRGNWKSSIGSKGRGPGQFIGPQNICIDAEDYLYVVDFGSLRISKFSPEGTFLFSFGTKGPDFPGFRAPTGIAVIDAIVYVADQVNRVIYSFDKNGNYLGIAVQEGLNAPEGMRPLRDGKLLVADGSRILMVSPETGNVQPIGSLGNAGGRILTADVDKNGSIAAANFQAEEVTILNRTEDMASGLFVQIERVIADKFPLVTLEVQVQDRHRRPIVGLDARNFLITEGGKPVFEQTFGGAAYLSSSAAISLILERSPATVPLLTELRTAVKDSVSATDRLVSLVSAGDIPVKERIDSSVALEQSARGNPGSYSPRWRFDLAVRLAATDLLPVEKKRALIFVGSGQLGQKAFDSYGLSELASYMANNGIYFYVVLIGNGTADKELQYLCDQTGGQVLRLYQNQGIGASIRKIRQSPSGSYTLQYQSQLPTDFGRAFLPVEAEVYLLERSGRDALGYFAPLQ comes from the coding sequence ATGAAAAAAATCCTTGTTCTGTTACTTATAGGACATTTTATAAGCCCAGGGATGGCTTTGTTTGGCCAGAATAGTCAGGATGCATCAATTGGTGTGGACCGTAATGCGGTTTTTGCCAGGGAGGAATTCCGCAGGGGGATATTAGCTTATAATCGTTTTGGATTTAATGAGGCAATCCTTTCCTTTGAGAAAGCCCTCTCCTATAAACCTACGGAACCACTCATTCTGGAATGGCTCGGACGTTCTTATTATCGATCTGGATTGGAAGAAACGGCTCTCCGTCAATGGCAGGAAGCTATTAAGTTGTATCCTGCTGCATCTAGCCAATTCCTCCTTCTGACCAGTTACCTCGAAACCATTCGGAACCGGCGGAGCCTTTTTTTCATTACCGAAGACCAGGTCCGCTATGTCGAGTCAGGTCGGTACCCTGCCAAACAAAATGGCCAGTTTTTATACCGCCAGCCTTCGTCGGTACTACCCCAGCCGGATGGCTCAATCTGGGTGGTGGCCTATGGTTCAAACGAGATTCTACGCATCGATGTTAACGGTATTATTAAACAACGATTGCGGGGGCCTCTGAATGGGTTTGACCGTCCCTACGATATTGCCCAAGCTTCCGATGGCCGCCTCTTTGTATCCGAATATCGCGGTGGCAGGGTTAGTGTCCTCGATGGGCGGGGAAACTGGAAGTCCTCTATTGGCAGTAAAGGGAGGGGACCTGGCCAGTTTATCGGTCCCCAGAATATCTGTATCGATGCAGAGGACTACCTCTATGTGGTAGATTTTGGTTCCCTGCGTATTTCTAAATTCAGCCCCGAGGGTACTTTTCTCTTTTCTTTTGGTACCAAGGGCCCTGATTTTCCGGGTTTTCGGGCTCCCACGGGGATAGCAGTCATAGACGCTATTGTCTATGTGGCAGACCAAGTGAACCGGGTCATCTACAGCTTTGATAAAAACGGAAATTACCTGGGGATTGCAGTACAAGAAGGCTTGAATGCTCCTGAAGGGATGCGTCCCCTCCGGGATGGTAAGCTACTTGTAGCCGATGGGAGCAGGATCCTCATGGTTTCCCCTGAGACAGGCAATGTTCAACCTATCGGCTCCCTGGGGAATGCAGGGGGACGCATCCTGACTGCCGATGTTGACAAGAACGGCTCCATTGCGGCGGCTAACTTCCAGGCGGAGGAGGTAACCATCCTGAACCGCACCGAAGATATGGCCTCGGGGCTTTTTGTTCAGATTGAACGGGTTATTGCAGACAAATTTCCCCTGGTTACCTTGGAAGTTCAGGTACAGGACCGGCATCGGCGGCCTATTGTTGGGCTCGATGCACGAAATTTTCTCATTACCGAGGGGGGTAAACCGGTTTTTGAGCAAACCTTTGGCGGTGCGGCATACCTTTCATCAAGCGCTGCTATCTCCCTTATTTTAGAACGATCTCCTGCGACGGTACCACTCCTTACAGAGCTTCGGACTGCTGTTAAGGACTCTGTATCTGCAACAGATCGCCTGGTATCCCTCGTTTCTGCCGGCGACATCCCTGTAAAAGAACGGATCGATTCATCGGTCGCCCTTGAACAGTCTGCCCGGGGAAACCCAGGCTCCTACAGTCCTCGCTGGCGTTTCGACCTTGCAGTCCGCCTCGCTGCAACAGACCTGCTCCCGGTAGAAAAAAAACGAGCCCTTATCTTTGTCGGTTCAGGCCAATTAGGGCAAAAAGCCTTTGACAGCTACGGCCTTTCGGAACTGGCTTCCTATATGGCTAACAATGGCATCTACTTTTACGTGGTGCTTATCGGCAATGGCACCGCAGACAAGGAATTGCAATATCTTTGTGACCAGACCGGAGGTCAAGTTCTCAGACTGTACCAAAACCAGGGCATCGGAGCTTCGATCCGGAAGATCCGACAGAGTCCATCCGGTTCTTATACGCTCCAGTATCAATCCCAACTGCCCACCGATTTTGGCCGGGCTTTCCTCCCGGTGGAAGCTGAAGTCTACCTCCTGGAACGGTCCGGTCGGGATGCGCTTGGCTACTTTGCTCCCCTGCAATAA
- the trxA gene encoding thioredoxin, whose amino-acid sequence MSEKINTEQFKQKVFNYETNTEWKYEGDLPAIVDFYADWCGPCKMVSPVLDQLSKEYEGKIRVYKVNTDEEQELSAVFGIQSIPTILFIPKEGQPQAAMGALPKAALEKAINDVLGVKKTA is encoded by the coding sequence ATGTCCGAAAAAATAAATACGGAGCAATTCAAACAAAAGGTTTTTAACTACGAAACCAATACGGAATGGAAATATGAAGGGGATCTGCCTGCCATAGTCGATTTTTATGCCGACTGGTGCGGTCCCTGTAAAATGGTAAGTCCTGTGCTGGATCAGCTTTCTAAGGAATACGAGGGAAAGATCCGGGTCTATAAGGTTAATACCGATGAAGAACAGGAACTCTCTGCAGTCTTTGGTATTCAGAGTATTCCTACGATTCTCTTTATTCCCAAAGAAGGCCAGCCTCAGGCGGCTATGGGAGCACTACCCAAGGCTGCCCTGGAAAAGGCAATTAACGACGTCTTGGGCGTTAAAAAGACTGCCTAA
- the thiI gene encoding tRNA uracil 4-sulfurtransferase ThiI gives MTTFLLKLGELTLKGGNRTEFEQILKRNLTTMLKGSRAVINCTQGRFFVHCEKDKESQVEAVLDRLIGIAGWAKARVCEKTVDAVVAACVAEAKALAEAGVKTFKVEARRADKGFPLDSYGIMRAAGEGICEAVPELQVDVQHPEQIISVEIRERAYVYGLSHRGRRGLPVGSAGRCLLLLSGGIDSPVAGYLMANRGMRLEAIYFHAYPYTSEEAQKKVHRLASIVSRYALSIKLHTIPFTQVQVRIKQRAPEQWSTVLLRMAMMDAAGRLARRNKIHCLVTGESLSQVASQTVENIQCTESTAKLPVFRPLIGLDKEETIRIARDIGTYDTSILPYEDCCVLFSPAHPILHGNIAEAQELYSGLELDEIIEEALHQDRIEKCNADDVEGSKL, from the coding sequence ATGACAACCTTTCTATTAAAACTTGGCGAATTAACCCTTAAGGGCGGAAACCGCACCGAATTTGAACAAATTTTAAAGCGAAACCTAACCACCATGCTCAAGGGAAGCCGGGCGGTCATCAACTGTACCCAGGGACGATTTTTTGTACACTGTGAAAAGGATAAGGAATCCCAGGTAGAGGCTGTGCTGGACCGGCTTATCGGTATTGCAGGCTGGGCGAAGGCTCGGGTCTGTGAAAAAACCGTAGATGCGGTGGTGGCCGCCTGTGTGGCCGAAGCAAAAGCCCTGGCAGAAGCGGGGGTAAAAACCTTTAAGGTAGAAGCCCGCAGAGCAGACAAGGGCTTTCCTTTGGATTCCTATGGCATCATGCGGGCTGCGGGAGAGGGGATATGCGAGGCAGTTCCGGAATTACAGGTTGATGTACAGCATCCTGAGCAGATCATTTCCGTAGAGATTCGTGAACGGGCCTATGTTTATGGGCTTTCGCATCGGGGACGGCGGGGGCTCCCGGTGGGCAGTGCCGGCCGGTGTCTCCTCCTCCTTTCGGGTGGTATCGATTCGCCGGTGGCGGGCTACCTGATGGCCAACCGGGGCATGCGGCTTGAGGCAATCTATTTTCATGCCTACCCCTATACCTCGGAAGAAGCCCAAAAAAAGGTACACCGTTTGGCGAGCATTGTAAGCCGCTACGCTCTGTCGATCAAACTGCATACCATCCCCTTTACCCAGGTACAGGTACGGATTAAACAGCGTGCTCCTGAACAATGGTCCACAGTGTTATTGCGGATGGCCATGATGGATGCGGCGGGCAGGCTGGCGCGGCGCAATAAAATTCATTGTCTTGTTACCGGTGAAAGCCTGAGCCAGGTAGCAAGCCAGACCGTGGAAAACATTCAATGTACCGAGAGCACCGCAAAACTACCTGTGTTTCGCCCCCTTATCGGACTCGATAAGGAAGAAACCATTCGAATAGCCCGGGACATTGGGACTTATGATACATCTATTTTGCCCTATGAGGACTGCTGTGTGCTCTTTAGTCCTGCGCACCCGATTTTACATGGAAACATAGCAGAAGCTCAGGAATTGTATTCAGGGCTTGAACTTGATGAGATTATAGAAGAAGCACTGCATCAGGATAGGATTGAAAAATGCAATGCCGATGACGTAGAAGGTAGTAAGCTGTAG
- a CDS encoding cysteine desulfurase family protein, which yields MMRFVKRFFYIGKILRQIDNRAGWQVGERPRASASRGSGPAPAAAAGEAWRCSLGAGAGFGGWAPAVAAGGAWRPGRALFDGTPLDTIQRMTRTYFDWAATTPPFPELYNILAQAPFGNPSSRHREGREARQALEDARRRCAQVLGVKPEQLIFTSGGTESNALALQSLLVRHSTAGLLYGATEHPSVRENAEQLQRLYIPVASIPAERDGRIGIEAVLKTMEKARERNLPVRMLAIMAVNNETGAITDIETIVQTVRQLPGPALHIHTDLVQTIGKVPFSLAGSGIDSAAISAHKLGGPRGIGLLYLKRPLIPLTRGGEQEWGFRPGTENVAGALAMAYCLEQLATPDKLVKHYEAAQQRMAQLISGLKKSGNCMLIPEDRQEQDPRFSPYILQAAFPGIPGEVMVRALDDAGIAISTGSACSSGKIERPVLKAMGIDADTSFCSVRFSQGWATTEQDIETLLHAVSTIRKTL from the coding sequence ATGATGCGATTCGTCAAGCGTTTTTTCTATATAGGAAAAATATTAAGACAGATAGATAACCGGGCGGGCTGGCAGGTTGGAGAGCGCCCGCGTGCCAGCGCCTCCCGCGGAAGCGGGCCGGCGCCAGCGGCAGCAGCTGGCGAGGCCTGGCGCTGTAGCTTGGGCGCCGGGGCCGGATTCGGCGGCTGGGCGCCGGCGGTAGCAGCTGGTGGGGCCTGGCGACCGGGCAGGGCCTTGTTCGATGGTACTCCTTTGGATACTATACAGCGGATGACACGAACCTATTTTGATTGGGCCGCCACGACTCCGCCCTTTCCTGAACTCTATAACATCCTCGCTCAAGCCCCCTTTGGCAACCCCTCTTCCCGGCACCGGGAAGGACGAGAGGCCCGGCAGGCGCTGGAAGATGCCCGCCGCCGCTGCGCCCAGGTTCTAGGGGTGAAACCGGAACAGCTCATCTTTACCTCGGGAGGCACTGAGTCCAATGCCTTGGCACTCCAGTCCCTTTTGGTACGCCATAGCACTGCAGGACTCCTGTATGGCGCAACAGAACACCCTTCAGTCCGGGAAAATGCAGAACAGCTTCAGCGGCTCTATATTCCGGTTGCATCAATACCGGCAGAACGGGACGGCCGGATAGGTATAGAGGCGGTTCTCAAAACGATGGAGAAAGCCCGGGAACGAAACCTGCCGGTCCGAATGCTGGCTATCATGGCGGTAAACAATGAGACCGGTGCCATAACCGATATCGAAACAATCGTCCAGACCGTACGGCAGCTGCCGGGGCCGGCCCTGCACATTCATACGGATCTGGTTCAAACCATTGGGAAAGTGCCCTTTTCTCTGGCTGGCAGCGGTATAGATTCTGCGGCTATAAGTGCTCATAAACTGGGAGGGCCCCGGGGTATCGGCTTACTGTATCTGAAACGGCCCCTCATCCCCTTAACCCGAGGCGGTGAGCAGGAATGGGGCTTCAGGCCGGGGACCGAAAATGTAGCCGGTGCTCTTGCAATGGCCTACTGCCTTGAACAGCTTGCAACGCCAGATAAGCTTGTAAAACACTACGAAGCAGCCCAGCAGCGCATGGCTCAGCTTATCAGCGGGCTAAAAAAAAGTGGAAACTGTATGCTCATTCCAGAGGATCGCCAGGAACAGGACCCCCGGTTTTCACCCTATATTCTTCAGGCAGCCTTCCCGGGCATTCCCGGAGAAGTGATGGTCCGGGCTCTGGACGATGCGGGTATTGCCATTTCTACCGGATCGGCCTGTTCTTCCGGAAAAATTGAGCGGCCCGTCCTCAAGGCCATGGGAATTGACGCGGATACCTCATTCTGCAGTGTCCGCTTTTCTCAGGGCTGGGCCACTACAGAGCAGGATATCGAAACACTCCTCCATGCGGTAAGCACTATAAGGAAGACCCTATGA
- a CDS encoding ArsR/SmtB family transcription factor, whose translation MSDEKVCADDMIEEISRKLKVCGHPVRLKLLCLIHHQGEPCVTNLWTCLGESQPVISQHLAVLKENRIVDSTVQGNKRIYTIVDPFILNLVSKIVDTKEV comes from the coding sequence ATGAGCGACGAAAAAGTATGTGCCGATGATATGATCGAAGAAATATCCCGGAAACTCAAGGTCTGCGGCCACCCGGTCCGGCTTAAGCTTCTCTGCCTTATTCACCACCAGGGAGAACCCTGTGTGACCAACCTCTGGACCTGCCTCGGGGAAAGCCAGCCCGTCATTAGCCAGCACCTGGCGGTGCTTAAAGAAAACCGTATTGTAGACTCTACCGTCCAGGGGAATAAACGGATTTACACCATCGTCGATCCTTTCATCCTCAACCTGGTTTCTAAAATCGTAGATACAAAAGAAGTCTAG